A single region of the Deltaproteobacteria bacterium genome encodes:
- a CDS encoding Gldg family protein, with amino-acid sequence MSPSAILLVVALLFLYGAERLLGGEGTSAWVVRVIAALSLAGALALRLRARKAATPGTTTHAAQSKLLWLSLGTLGALLLYALSTDAVVDGLALSTEAARRWSGVFGALWPIGVAVTLLPLLLVDRALVAQPEGLHARRVAVALDVGVVCALVVACVFPLNLIAHRLNDTTDLRYLKTTEVGEATLAVAGSLEEPVRVVLFFPPANEVQRELMPYFERLTGAAELLSLEVADQALQPDLAKNLRVSSNGTIALVKGTGKDADIERINIGQQLDGARQSLKKLDEKVHEKLLKLGRKARVAYFTAGHGEARWSGETEAVRKIGIFKQVLERLNYRVKELTLDQGLGREIPEDAALVIVAGARRAFLPEEVEALRAYHEGGGKLLVLFDAQSIDDPAAGEVFDPGLGPLLGVRFHPEQLHHARDHLVKVNGPTDRALLMTNAYSTHGSVSTLSRNKSRLIFVAPYSGWLETLTEQGKLTTPTIRTRSGAWPDADGNHALNAPEEKAAVYVIGTAAENKETGARNAALATLAAVSDAAVPNEANLQYVVDTVNWLTGDEALSGTVESEEDVRIEHSRDEDQAWFYGTSVLVPVIIIVAGLLRVRSRRRRS; translated from the coding sequence ATGAGTCCCTCGGCCATCCTCCTCGTCGTCGCCCTCCTCTTCCTCTACGGGGCCGAGCGCCTCCTCGGGGGAGAGGGCACCTCGGCCTGGGTCGTCCGCGTCATCGCGGCGCTCTCCCTGGCCGGCGCCCTCGCCCTGCGCCTGCGCGCCCGCAAGGCCGCCACGCCGGGCACCACCACCCACGCCGCCCAGAGCAAGCTCCTCTGGCTCTCGCTGGGCACCCTGGGCGCGCTCCTCCTCTACGCCCTCTCCACCGACGCGGTCGTCGACGGCCTCGCCCTCTCGACCGAGGCGGCCCGGCGCTGGTCCGGGGTCTTCGGGGCGCTCTGGCCGATCGGCGTCGCGGTCACCCTGCTGCCGCTGCTCCTGGTGGACCGGGCGCTGGTGGCCCAGCCCGAGGGTCTGCACGCCCGGCGGGTGGCGGTGGCCCTCGACGTGGGCGTCGTCTGCGCCCTGGTCGTGGCCTGCGTCTTCCCCCTGAACCTCATCGCCCACCGCCTCAACGACACCACGGACCTTCGCTACCTGAAGACCACCGAGGTGGGGGAGGCGACCCTGGCGGTGGCCGGCAGCCTCGAGGAGCCGGTGCGGGTGGTGCTCTTCTTCCCGCCGGCGAACGAGGTGCAGCGGGAGCTGATGCCCTACTTCGAGCGCCTCACCGGCGCCGCCGAGCTGCTCAGCCTGGAGGTCGCCGATCAGGCCCTCCAGCCCGACCTGGCCAAGAACCTGCGGGTGAGCAGCAACGGGACGATCGCGCTGGTGAAGGGCACCGGCAAGGACGCCGACATCGAGCGGATCAACATCGGCCAGCAGCTCGACGGGGCCCGGCAGTCCCTGAAGAAGCTGGACGAGAAGGTCCACGAGAAGCTCCTCAAGCTCGGCCGCAAGGCGCGGGTGGCCTACTTCACCGCCGGCCACGGCGAGGCCCGCTGGTCGGGCGAGACCGAGGCGGTGCGGAAGATCGGCATCTTCAAGCAGGTGCTCGAGCGGCTGAACTACCGGGTGAAGGAGCTGACCCTGGACCAGGGCCTGGGCCGGGAGATCCCCGAGGACGCCGCGCTCGTCATCGTCGCCGGCGCCCGGCGGGCCTTCCTCCCCGAGGAGGTCGAGGCGCTGCGCGCCTACCACGAGGGCGGCGGCAAGCTGCTGGTCCTCTTCGACGCCCAGTCCATCGACGACCCCGCCGCCGGCGAGGTCTTCGACCCGGGCCTCGGACCCCTGCTGGGCGTGCGCTTCCACCCCGAGCAGCTCCACCACGCCCGGGACCACCTGGTGAAGGTCAACGGCCCCACTGACCGGGCGCTGCTGATGACCAACGCCTACTCGACCCACGGCTCGGTGAGCACCCTCTCCCGCAACAAGTCGCGCCTGATCTTCGTGGCGCCCTACTCGGGCTGGCTCGAGACCCTCACCGAGCAGGGCAAGCTCACCACCCCGACGATCCGGACCCGCAGCGGCGCCTGGCCCGACGCCGACGGCAACCATGCCCTGAACGCGCCGGAGGAGAAGGCGGCGGTCTACGTGATCGGCACCGCGGCCGAGAACAAGGAGACCGGCGCGCGGAACGCCGCCCTGGCGACCCTGGCCGCGGTCTCCGACGCGGCGGTGCCGAACGAGGCCAACCTCCAGTACGTGGTCGACACCGTGAACTGGCTCACCGGTGACGAGGCCCTCTCGGGCACCGTCGAGTCCGAGGAGGACGTCCGGATCGAGCACTCCCGGGACGAGGATCAGGCCTGGTTCTACGGCACCAGCGTCCTGGTGCCGGTGATCATCATCGTGGCAGGGCTGCTCCGCGTGCGCAGCCGGAGGAGGCGCTCATGA
- a CDS encoding ABC transporter permease subunit — protein MSNSLRGAGLVAKRELGAYFNTVWGYAVVGALLLVNGLLFNAYALGAGAQLSTDVIERFFEFSSGVTMIAAVLLTIRLFAEERSTGTGVLLDGAPISQGSVVLGKYLSALIFLGLMVAFTVYMPIMVMVNGKVSFGHVFAGYLGLLLLGSSAVAIGTLGSSLSQNQVVAGVTSGVVLVTLLLMWKLAQVADPPLGGLFSYIALWDSHFRPFMEGRIPSESIVFHLSLTTAFLVVTTHVQAWRRSA, from the coding sequence ATGAGCAACTCCCTGCGTGGGGCCGGCCTCGTCGCGAAGCGAGAGCTCGGCGCCTACTTCAACACCGTCTGGGGCTACGCCGTGGTGGGCGCGCTGCTGCTCGTCAACGGGCTGCTCTTCAACGCCTACGCCCTGGGCGCCGGCGCCCAGCTCTCCACCGACGTCATCGAGCGCTTCTTCGAGTTCTCCTCGGGGGTGACGATGATCGCGGCGGTGCTGCTGACCATCCGCCTCTTCGCCGAGGAGCGCTCCACCGGCACCGGCGTGCTGCTCGACGGAGCCCCCATCTCCCAGGGCTCGGTGGTGCTGGGCAAGTACCTCTCGGCCCTGATCTTCCTGGGCCTGATGGTCGCCTTCACCGTCTACATGCCGATCATGGTGATGGTGAACGGCAAGGTGAGCTTCGGCCACGTCTTCGCCGGCTACCTCGGCCTGCTGCTCCTGGGCAGCTCCGCCGTCGCCATCGGCACCCTCGGCTCCAGCCTCTCGCAGAACCAGGTCGTCGCCGGGGTCACCTCCGGTGTGGTGCTGGTGACCCTCCTCCTGATGTGGAAGCTGGCCCAGGTCGCCGACCCGCCCCTGGGGGGCCTCTTCTCGTACATCGCCCTGTGGGACTCGCACTTCCGCCCCTTCATGGAGGGACGCATCCCCAGCGAGTCGATCGTCTTCCATCTCAGCCTCACGACCGCCTTCCTGGTGGTGACCACCCACGTGCAGGCCTGGAGGCGCTCAGCATGA
- a CDS encoding ABC transporter ATP-binding protein, which yields MVETTSLTRYYGSRRALSDVSFSIEQGEIVGVLGLNGAGKSTLLKILSGLLLPSAGEARVDGRSVVDAPAAARSRIGYLPEEPPVYREMTVGDYLLYAGQLKGRTRAEIEARLPKTLEQAGLARGDLHRVIGELSHGYRKRVGIAQAVLHEPALVILDEPISGLDPRQIVEMRETIGALRGQHTVLVSSHILPEISQTCDRILLIHEGRLLASGTEDELTERLGGGGGRWRLRVRGARASIESTLKGLEGIQGLDLGVEDEDGLELTLTATAELVEAAVAALVGAGCGIRQVMPTETELEQAFLDLTKSEAKEEAA from the coding sequence CGGGCGCTCTCCGACGTCTCCTTCTCCATCGAGCAGGGGGAGATCGTCGGAGTGCTGGGCCTGAACGGGGCCGGGAAGAGCACCCTCCTGAAGATCCTCTCCGGGCTGCTCCTGCCCTCGGCTGGCGAAGCCCGGGTGGACGGCCGCTCGGTGGTCGACGCCCCGGCGGCCGCCCGCTCGCGGATCGGCTACCTCCCCGAGGAGCCGCCGGTCTACCGGGAGATGACGGTGGGCGACTACCTCCTCTACGCCGGGCAGCTCAAGGGCCGCACGAGGGCCGAGATCGAGGCCCGGCTGCCGAAGACCCTCGAGCAGGCCGGCCTGGCCCGGGGCGACCTGCACCGGGTCATCGGCGAGCTCTCCCACGGCTACCGCAAGCGGGTGGGCATCGCCCAGGCCGTGCTCCACGAGCCGGCCCTGGTCATCCTCGACGAGCCCATCAGCGGCCTCGACCCCCGGCAGATCGTCGAGATGCGCGAGACCATCGGCGCCCTGCGCGGTCAGCACACGGTGCTGGTCTCCTCGCACATCCTCCCCGAGATCTCCCAGACCTGCGATCGCATCCTGCTCATCCACGAGGGCCGGCTGCTGGCCTCGGGCACCGAGGACGAGCTGACCGAGCGCCTCGGCGGCGGCGGCGGGCGCTGGCGCCTGCGGGTGCGCGGCGCGCGGGCCTCGATCGAGAGCACCCTGAAGGGGCTCGAGGGCATCCAGGGCCTCGACCTCGGGGTCGAGGACGAGGACGGCCTGGAGCTGACCCTCACCGCCACCGCCGAGCTGGTGGAGGCGGCCGTGGCCGCTCTGGTCGGCGCAGGCTGCGGCATCCGGCAGGTGATGCCCACCGAGACCGAGCTCGAGCAGGCCTTCCTCGATCTCACCAAGAGCGAAGCGAAGGAGGAGGCAGCATGA